A part of Betaproteobacteria bacterium genomic DNA contains:
- a CDS encoding DUF3016 domain-containing protein → MKSTSILSLLPSLPLLPLSLAVALALLGTANASVTVTFIQPDKYADMPFNSRDKENVMADLQKHFDTLGATLPAGQDLKVDVLDIDLAGRIEPSTRLTQDLRILRGSADWPIITLRYSLESQGKVLKSGEERIADMSYLQGYNRYSSGESLRYEKQMIDRWFKKTLVAPKQGG, encoded by the coding sequence ATGAAATCCACTTCAATTTTGTCTTTATTGCCTTCATTACCTTTATTACCTTTATCGCTCGCTGTAGCATTGGCGCTGCTCGGCACTGCAAACGCCAGCGTGACTGTCACATTCATTCAACCGGACAAGTACGCCGACATGCCATTTAACTCCCGTGACAAGGAGAATGTAATGGCAGACTTGCAGAAACACTTCGACACCCTTGGCGCAACCCTGCCCGCGGGACAAGACCTGAAGGTTGACGTTCTGGATATCGATCTCGCCGGGCGCATTGAGCCAAGCACGCGACTGACGCAGGACTTGCGTATCCTGCGCGGCAGCGCCGATTGGCCCATCATCACCTTGCGCTATAGCCTGGAAAGCCAAGGAAAAGTGCTGAAAAGCGGCGAAGAACGCATCGCCGACATGTCGTATCTTCAAGGCTACAACCGCTACAGCTCAGGTGAAAGTCTGCGATATGAAAAACAAATGATCGATCGGTGGTTCAAGAAAACGCTAGTGGCGCCAAAGCAAGGTGGCTAA
- a CDS encoding rhodanese-like domain-containing protein — protein sequence MKCTMGVVFSLMVSTTFAAQDPAVALNPRIDAQAFLAVTQEALRHREGRRISEDDFLRMSGEPGTVILDARSSEKYRELHVDGALNLSFPDITEASLARFIPDKRTRVLIYCNNNFTNAEGAFPGKLPSASLNLSTFAALFNYGYRNVMELAPLVDAKKTRLKLVSNR from the coding sequence ATGAAATGCACGATGGGTGTGGTCTTTTCACTGATGGTTTCCACAACATTCGCCGCGCAGGATCCGGCGGTCGCGTTGAATCCGCGCATCGATGCACAGGCATTTCTGGCGGTGACGCAAGAGGCGTTGCGGCATCGTGAAGGGCGGCGAATCAGTGAAGACGATTTCCTGCGCATGAGTGGTGAGCCCGGCACCGTGATTCTTGATGCGCGCAGCAGCGAAAAATATCGCGAACTGCATGTCGATGGCGCGCTTAACCTGAGCTTTCCCGACATCACCGAGGCTAGCCTGGCGCGATTTATCCCCGACAAGCGCACGCGCGTACTGATCTACTGCAACAACAATTTTACGAACGCGGAAGGCGCGTTTCCCGGCAAATTGCCATCGGCCTCGCTCAATCTTTCCACATTTGCGGCGCTTTTTAACTATGGATATCGAAACGTCATGGAACTGGCACCGCTCGTTGATGCGAAGAAAACCCGGCTCAAACTGGTCTCGAATCGTTGA
- a CDS encoding helix-turn-helix transcriptional regulator, with amino-acid sequence MEKPSVHQMVESIIGCKWSLTVLSLVRKGVCRPGEMEHAIDGLSGKVLNERLTKLVRYGILDKASFAEVPPRVEYRMTDFGNKFIKLLDEVDVLQRSMNDAGIRK; translated from the coding sequence ATGGAAAAACCAAGTGTTCATCAGATGGTCGAAAGCATCATCGGCTGCAAATGGTCATTGACCGTGCTGAGCCTGGTGCGAAAGGGCGTGTGCCGACCCGGTGAAATGGAGCATGCAATCGACGGGCTGAGCGGCAAGGTGCTCAACGAACGGCTTACCAAGCTGGTGCGCTACGGCATTCTGGACAAGGCGAGTTTCGCCGAGGTGCCGCCGCGTGTGGAATACCGGATGACAGACTTCGGTAACAAGTTCATCAAACTCCTTGATGAAGTTGACGTGCTGCAGCGGTCGATGAATGACGCGGGAATCAGGAAATAG
- a CDS encoding SDR family oxidoreductase, with translation MSAKELFDLTGKVALITGGSRGLGLQIAHGYGEMGAKLALTARKTDELESARKELAGKGYEVVIHPSDLSKPETIAPMVDAVIAHFGRIDILINNAGATWGAPAEEYSLDAWNKVLNTNLTGAFLVSQKVGAKSMIPNKSGAIINVASIAGFRGQMGPMQTIAYNTSKGGLINFTRALAAEWAQHGIRVNAIAPGFFPSKMSAGLLKVIDKQILAMTPMGRLGGDEDLMGPAIFLASAAASYVTGHILSVDGGMMAV, from the coding sequence GTGAGCGCAAAGGAGCTTTTTGATTTGACCGGCAAGGTCGCATTGATCACTGGCGGTTCCCGCGGACTCGGGCTGCAAATTGCCCACGGCTACGGCGAAATGGGCGCGAAGCTTGCGCTGACGGCAAGGAAAACCGATGAACTGGAATCCGCGCGCAAAGAACTGGCCGGCAAGGGTTACGAGGTCGTTATCCATCCGAGCGATTTATCCAAACCTGAAACAATTGCGCCGATGGTTGACGCAGTGATTGCCCACTTTGGCCGGATCGATATCCTGATCAACAATGCGGGCGCAACCTGGGGCGCACCTGCGGAAGAGTACTCACTCGACGCCTGGAACAAGGTGCTTAATACCAATCTCACCGGCGCGTTTCTGGTTTCGCAGAAGGTGGGCGCCAAGAGCATGATTCCGAACAAGAGTGGGGCCATCATCAATGTGGCCTCGATTGCCGGATTTCGCGGACAAATGGGACCGATGCAGACCATTGCCTATAACACCAGCAAAGGCGGGCTGATCAATTTCACCCGGGCGCTCGCTGCCGAATGGGCGCAACACGGCATTCGCGTCAATGCGATAGCACCGGGTTTCTTTCCGTCCAAAATGAGTGCTGGCTTGTTGAAGGTAATTGACAAGCAAATCCTCGCGATGACCCCAATGGGTCGCTTGGGGGGCGATGAGGACCTGATGGGCCCGGCGATATTCCTGGCTTCCGCCGCCGCGAGCTACGTAACCGGGCACATCTTGTCGGTAGATGGCGGGATGATGGCCGTCTGA
- a CDS encoding aldo/keto reductase, which produces MRTPPPLDRREFLQTLSRASALMAVPEAVWASGPRIDRPLVHMRAIPVSGERIPVVGMGSWLTFNVAGNGNAGVRVDALRAVLQTFLDRGGALIDTSPMYGSSEQVIGELLRPGASAVVGRERVFAATKVWTMGEAAGRGQMEDSFALWRAGNGAFPGNPVFDLLQIHNMMDWQTHLRTLKTWKAEGRIRYIGITTSHGSRSDDLEAAMKRERFDFVQFTYNLSDRSVESRLLPLARERGAAVIVNRPFDGGGLFRRIRGKPLPAWADEFGCKTWADYFLKFIVSHPAVTCAIPATSQATHMAENMKALLGELPDEGMRRRMAENWDRSA; this is translated from the coding sequence ATGCGGACACCCCCACCACTTGACAGGCGAGAATTCCTGCAAACGCTGTCGCGTGCGAGTGCCTTGATGGCGGTGCCTGAAGCCGTGTGGGCCTCGGGTCCGCGCATCGACAGGCCGCTTGTACATATGCGCGCCATCCCCGTCAGCGGCGAACGGATTCCAGTCGTCGGCATGGGTTCATGGCTGACATTCAATGTCGCCGGTAACGGCAATGCAGGCGTGAGGGTCGATGCGTTGAGGGCGGTATTGCAGACGTTCCTTGATCGGGGCGGCGCGCTGATCGACACCTCACCCATGTATGGTTCATCCGAGCAGGTCATCGGTGAATTGCTGCGGCCCGGCGCCAGTGCCGTTGTGGGGAGGGAGCGGGTGTTTGCGGCAACAAAGGTATGGACGATGGGCGAGGCGGCGGGACGCGGGCAGATGGAGGACTCGTTTGCGCTGTGGCGGGCAGGGAACGGCGCATTCCCGGGCAACCCGGTTTTTGACCTGCTGCAAATCCACAACATGATGGATTGGCAAACACATCTTCGGACGTTGAAGACGTGGAAGGCCGAAGGACGTATTCGTTATATCGGCATCACGACGTCACACGGCAGCCGTTCCGATGACCTCGAGGCCGCGATGAAACGCGAGCGTTTCGATTTTGTGCAGTTCACCTATAACCTGTCGGATCGGTCGGTGGAATCGCGCCTGTTGCCGCTGGCGCGAGAGCGTGGTGCGGCCGTGATTGTCAATCGGCCGTTTGACGGCGGCGGCCTGTTTCGCCGGATACGAGGAAAGCCCCTACCAGCGTGGGCGGATGAATTTGGCTGCAAAACCTGGGCGGATTACTTTCTGAAATTCATCGTCTCGCACCCAGCCGTGACTTGCGCGATACCGGCCACGTCGCAAGCGACGCACATGGCGGAGAACATGAAGGCGCTACTTGGCGAACTTCCCGATGAGGGTATGCGTCGACGAATGGCAGAGAATTGGGATAGATCTGCGTAG
- a CDS encoding response regulator → MHIVRKRFREAPVAAPAEKQPQILYIDDDPVMVELFTYMLQRRGYRVVGHVNPFTALQALRADPSAYDLVVVDQEMPAMSGLQVALEVRSIRPNLPVTLASGFITEALRLQASRAGVREVVFKPEAMKDIYQVADRVLG, encoded by the coding sequence ATGCATATTGTTCGCAAAAGGTTCAGAGAGGCTCCAGTCGCCGCGCCCGCGGAGAAACAGCCGCAGATTCTCTACATTGACGACGACCCGGTAATGGTGGAACTTTTTACGTACATGCTGCAACGGCGTGGTTACCGTGTGGTCGGTCACGTAAATCCGTTCACCGCGCTACAGGCATTGCGCGCCGATCCGTCCGCCTATGACCTGGTGGTGGTCGATCAGGAAATGCCGGCGATGTCCGGGCTGCAAGTCGCACTGGAAGTGCGCAGCATTCGCCCGAACCTGCCGGTCACGCTGGCGTCGGGCTTTATCACCGAGGCATTGCGATTGCAGGCGAGCCGCGCCGGTGTGCGCGAAGTCGTGTTCAAGCCGGAGGCGATGAAAGATATCTACCAGGTGGCTGATCGCGTGCTGGGATGA
- a CDS encoding amidase gives MNRRDFMRIGMAGAGLGTAIEGAAMATKAASGKKTAFNVIEASVTDLQAAMQSGKLTSVSLVKAYLARVKAIDKSGPRINSIIELNPDAMKIAAALDKERKTKGLRGPLHGIPVLLKDNIATADNMQTTAGSLALMGVKPPRDAFLVTRLRDAGAVILGKTNLSEWANLRSTRSTSGWSARGGLTRNPYALDRNASGSSSGSAASIAASLAAVAVGTETDGSIISPANVNGLVGFKPTVGLISRNGIIPLSHSQDTAGPMARTVADAAALLSVIAGSDPRDDATREATTRTKDYTKFLDADGLKGARIGVVRANFGGRNDLASAVVEEALVVLRAKGAILIDPVEIPNAGKYGQTELDVLLYELKADMAAYLAEFAPGSAIMTLKDLIDFNEKHRDRELPFFGQEYFLRAEAKGGLDSQEYLDALANNHRYARAEGLDQILKEHRLDALVAPSGPPASLTDLIRGDPGGVSFSSPAAVAGYPHITVPAGFVRGLPVGMSFVGAAWSEATLIRLAFAYEQATRHRRSPTFAKTLNPAG, from the coding sequence ATGAATCGCAGGGACTTCATGCGCATCGGCATGGCGGGTGCCGGGCTGGGGACGGCAATCGAGGGAGCAGCCATGGCAACGAAGGCAGCGTCAGGCAAGAAAACCGCATTCAATGTCATTGAAGCGAGCGTGACCGATCTGCAGGCCGCGATGCAATCCGGCAAGCTCACATCGGTTTCGCTGGTGAAGGCATACCTGGCACGCGTCAAGGCAATCGACAAATCCGGCCCGCGCATCAATTCCATCATCGAACTGAATCCCGATGCGATGAAAATTGCCGCGGCGCTCGACAAGGAACGCAAGACGAAGGGACTGCGCGGCCCGCTGCACGGCATCCCGGTGCTACTGAAGGACAATATCGCGACCGCCGACAACATGCAAACCACTGCCGGCTCGCTGGCATTGATGGGCGTGAAGCCGCCGCGTGATGCGTTTCTGGTTACCCGATTGCGCGACGCCGGCGCGGTCATTCTTGGGAAGACCAATCTGAGCGAATGGGCCAACCTGCGCTCGACGCGCTCCACATCCGGCTGGAGTGCGCGCGGAGGATTGACCCGCAATCCCTACGCGCTCGATCGCAACGCCAGTGGGTCCAGTTCGGGTTCCGCCGCATCGATCGCCGCAAGCCTGGCCGCTGTGGCGGTCGGTACGGAAACCGATGGTTCGATCATTTCGCCCGCCAATGTCAATGGCCTGGTGGGCTTCAAACCGACCGTGGGCCTGATCAGCCGTAATGGCATCATCCCGCTTTCGCATTCGCAGGATACCGCCGGTCCCATGGCGCGCACGGTTGCCGATGCCGCGGCACTGTTGAGCGTGATCGCGGGTAGCGATCCACGCGATGACGCAACGCGTGAAGCCACCACTCGCACGAAGGACTACACCAAGTTCCTCGATGCCGATGGCCTGAAAGGCGCACGCATCGGCGTGGTGCGCGCCAACTTCGGTGGACGCAACGATCTCGCCTCCGCCGTGGTCGAAGAAGCGCTGGTGGTGCTACGTGCCAAAGGAGCCATTCTGATTGACCCGGTCGAGATACCAAACGCTGGCAAGTATGGCCAAACCGAGCTGGACGTATTGCTCTATGAACTCAAGGCGGATATGGCGGCATACCTGGCTGAATTTGCGCCGGGGTCGGCAATCATGACGCTGAAAGACCTGATCGATTTCAACGAAAAACACCGCGATCGCGAGTTGCCATTTTTCGGTCAAGAGTATTTCCTGCGCGCGGAAGCGAAGGGCGGACTCGACAGCCAGGAGTACCTTGACGCGCTGGCCAATAATCACCGCTACGCGCGCGCCGAAGGGCTGGATCAGATACTGAAAGAACACCGGCTCGATGCACTGGTCGCGCCGAGCGGTCCACCGGCCTCACTGACGGATCTCATTCGCGGCGATCCGGGTGGTGTCAGCTTCAGTTCTCCCGCCGCCGTGGCCGGCTATCCGCACATCACTGTCCCGGCCGGTTTTGTTCGCGGTTTGCCGGTCGGTATGTCGTTTGTTGGCGCGGCATGGAGCGAGGCCACGTTGATTCGCTTGGCTTTTGCCTATGAGCAAGCAACCCGGCACCGCCGCAGCCCGACATTTGCCAAAACACTGAATCCGGCAGGCTGA